One window from the genome of Salisaeta longa DSM 21114 encodes:
- a CDS encoding RNA polymerase sigma factor, with amino-acid sequence MADAASPFDPDRVRRAQDGDDRARSVLLDALQPILKGYFIKRIGKTPDVDDLIQNTLLRVHNGIEDINKPGSFKAFAMKAALFELQDYYRGRYDMKERLYDPELPLDRTTAPDDGSARVDVERAMELLSPKAQRILELREYGYKYREIAQMIDTTEAAIKMQVKRAFDKLRDALAGLLLFVLLGGA; translated from the coding sequence ATGGCTGACGCTGCTTCTCCGTTTGACCCCGATCGCGTGCGCCGCGCCCAGGATGGCGATGACCGGGCGCGCTCGGTGCTCCTCGATGCGCTGCAACCCATCTTGAAGGGCTACTTCATTAAGCGCATTGGGAAAACGCCCGACGTGGACGACCTGATCCAAAACACGCTGCTGCGGGTGCACAACGGCATCGAAGACATCAACAAGCCGGGCAGCTTTAAGGCGTTTGCGATGAAGGCGGCGCTTTTTGAGCTGCAAGATTACTACCGGGGCCGCTACGACATGAAAGAGCGGCTGTACGATCCGGAGTTGCCGCTCGACCGCACCACGGCCCCCGATGATGGAAGCGCCCGCGTGGATGTGGAGCGCGCCATGGAGCTTCTCTCGCCGAAGGCCCAGCGCATTTTGGAGCTGCGTGAGTACGGGTACAAATACCGGGAGATTGCCCAGATGATTGACACCACCGAGGCGGCGATTAAGATGCAGGTGAAGCGGGCGTTCGACAAGCTCCGCGATGCCTTAGCGGGGCTGTTGCTCTTTGTATTGCTTGGGGGTGCATAG
- a CDS encoding FecR family protein, with product MDPLYETLLFHDALSPEAQDELRERLAADDALAQAFVAWRAARERIATQFNDDLPDRSLLVLYALDAAGQGDLLSEAERGALADARPTIEAALAAHPALHDVVRDIRSACADFEEMWATHAANAPDRANGQAPARDGVRAGRAPIARNETSANRRLLVRWGTGVAMLVVLFAVLYVAPWEPDTTTVRVAEGAQEMVTLADGSTVRLQGAAMLEYVPGDGFDRAVTLSAGQAFFDVKEGRTAFTVTTPTAQTTVLGTQFAVTAEERRTEVILATGRVRLKARTGGPNSAVTLQPGQRSVVARGSEPVPPERVNINDALAWTGLFIFQDAPLATIAQQLSQHYKMPIAVHPKLQSETVTGTFSRSQPAQEVLQALAQSLSAQLLLENNRATIRP from the coding sequence ATGGATCCTTTGTACGAAACGCTACTTTTTCACGACGCCCTCTCGCCGGAGGCCCAAGACGAGCTGCGCGAGCGCTTGGCTGCGGATGACGCCCTTGCGCAGGCATTCGTTGCGTGGCGCGCGGCCCGCGAGCGCATCGCGACGCAGTTTAATGACGACCTCCCCGACCGCTCGCTGCTGGTGCTGTATGCCCTCGACGCGGCCGGGCAGGGCGATCTGCTGAGCGAAGCAGAGCGCGGCGCGTTGGCCGACGCCCGCCCCACGATTGAAGCGGCCCTCGCGGCGCATCCCGCCCTGCATGACGTCGTGCGCGACATCCGCAGCGCGTGCGCCGACTTCGAAGAAATGTGGGCTACGCATGCCGCGAATGCTCCCGATCGGGCGAACGGCCAAGCGCCCGCTCGCGATGGTGTGCGCGCCGGGCGTGCGCCCATCGCCCGCAACGAAACGTCGGCCAACCGGCGCCTGCTTGTGCGCTGGGGCACCGGTGTGGCGATGCTGGTGGTGCTGTTCGCCGTGCTGTATGTGGCACCGTGGGAACCCGATACCACCACCGTGCGCGTGGCCGAGGGCGCACAAGAAATGGTGACGCTTGCCGATGGATCGACGGTGCGCCTGCAAGGGGCTGCGATGCTGGAGTATGTGCCGGGCGACGGCTTCGATCGGGCCGTTACCCTGTCGGCCGGACAAGCCTTCTTTGACGTGAAAGAGGGCCGCACCGCATTTACCGTTACCACCCCCACGGCGCAAACCACGGTGCTGGGCACCCAGTTTGCGGTGACGGCCGAAGAGCGCCGCACCGAGGTCATTCTGGCAACGGGCCGCGTGCGCCTGAAGGCACGTACGGGAGGCCCCAACAGCGCCGTCACCTTACAGCCGGGGCAGCGCAGCGTGGTGGCACGCGGCAGCGAGCCGGTGCCCCCCGAGCGCGTCAACATTAACGACGCATTGGCATGGACGGGGCTCTTCATCTTCCAGGATGCGCCGCTGGCTACCATCGCCCAGCAGCTGTCGCAGCACTACAAGATGCCAATTGCGGTGCACCCGAAGCTGCAGTCCGAAACGGTAACGGGCACCTTCAGCCGGTCGCAGCCCGCACAGGAGGTGCTGCAGGCGTTGGCACAGTCGTTGAGCGCGCAGCTTCTGCTCGAAAACAATCGCGCCACGATTCGGCCCTAA
- a CDS encoding TonB family protein, translating to MELAPLTVLNNQYTIKRTLGDPGPFDIKYLGQHIETEEQVIIREYFPTFLIERASGKTSVEVTGGEKEGSLYQSGIEYFQKESEVLGELSHEALPSSYDVFEANGTIYRVRPYEPSMSLARGLEDKGALSEKAALTIMVPVLKALEAAHEAGLYHGGVSPLTIRLREGGQPMVTGFRGSFIQLARQSGQLNSLVQPGTSAIEQYTPRGNQGPWTDVYAAAATICTMVTGQDMPKASDRLGDADPLLELLEDAASFSSPGVRDALTQALVVDPSKRMQEVEELRSTLEDESVRYEGDGEGEEAFEIIPVEADIAAPADDDDDASTGEIEVLSTGDSDRPSRPRRTGKRGTLRRNRTALFIVLPLVLLAAGGGAWYFTLGPGASNPVATKTYQEYRQTADSLFAEANYNQAETYYQNALNVRPEDQYTIQRLNQISELQQESSARQFQQQMDRGLRLKNKADSLAQLDQYSEANRLYSRAMAAYFRALDIRPGNQQALDMRAQIDQRQLELARQQIGGMGGGQASVGQIASFFQQQGNQQLQAGNLRVALSKFQQAANYKPNDPNLQRIINDLQQQIEQNQQQDQYQEYFSRGQQLQRQGNYAAALEAFRNAAEVQQTTEVEAAIATTDSLRQTSQAAQAQYNQYISQADAAFQQGNFETAVEMYQNALEVRPGDDYAAQQLEKSRSELEMLRLARAKQQQNKQQKEAMQGEQGIYNVVDQAPKVKGGLAALHEDVQYPQQAARQGIEGKVYVQAVVNADGTVRSAQVVRGIGGGADEEALEAVREAEFIPAKVDGKPVPAKTVVWVRFSLDN from the coding sequence ATGGAGTTGGCTCCGCTCACGGTATTGAACAACCAGTATACGATTAAACGTACGCTGGGCGATCCTGGGCCGTTTGACATCAAATACCTGGGACAGCACATTGAAACGGAAGAGCAGGTTATCATCCGGGAGTACTTTCCGACGTTCCTTATCGAGCGCGCCTCGGGAAAGACGTCGGTTGAGGTAACCGGTGGCGAGAAAGAGGGATCGCTCTACCAGTCGGGGATCGAGTACTTCCAGAAAGAATCGGAGGTGCTTGGGGAGCTCTCGCACGAAGCTTTGCCATCGTCATACGACGTGTTTGAGGCGAACGGCACCATCTACCGGGTGCGTCCCTACGAGCCGAGCATGTCGCTGGCCCGTGGGCTGGAAGACAAAGGCGCCCTGTCGGAAAAGGCCGCGCTGACCATCATGGTGCCGGTGCTAAAGGCGCTGGAGGCCGCGCACGAAGCCGGCTTGTACCACGGCGGCGTATCGCCCCTGACGATTCGGCTGCGCGAGGGCGGGCAACCGATGGTTACCGGCTTTCGCGGCTCGTTCATTCAGCTTGCCCGCCAGAGCGGTCAGTTGAACAGCTTGGTGCAACCGGGTACGAGTGCGATCGAGCAGTACACCCCGCGCGGCAACCAGGGCCCGTGGACGGACGTGTACGCGGCCGCTGCAACCATCTGCACGATGGTGACCGGCCAGGACATGCCGAAGGCTTCAGACCGTCTCGGCGACGCGGACCCGCTGCTTGAGCTCTTGGAGGACGCGGCGTCGTTCTCCTCGCCCGGCGTTCGCGATGCCCTCACCCAGGCGCTCGTGGTCGATCCCTCGAAGCGCATGCAAGAGGTGGAGGAGCTGCGCAGCACGCTTGAAGACGAATCGGTGCGCTACGAGGGCGACGGCGAAGGCGAGGAGGCCTTCGAGATTATACCGGTTGAAGCCGACATTGCAGCGCCCGCCGACGACGATGACGATGCTTCCACCGGCGAGATTGAGGTGCTGTCCACCGGCGACTCCGACCGCCCGTCGCGGCCCCGGCGTACCGGCAAACGCGGCACGCTGCGCCGCAACCGCACCGCCTTGTTCATTGTTCTGCCCCTGGTGCTGTTGGCTGCTGGCGGAGGAGCATGGTACTTCACGCTTGGGCCGGGCGCTTCTAATCCTGTGGCCACAAAAACGTACCAGGAGTATCGCCAAACGGCTGACTCGCTCTTTGCCGAGGCTAACTACAACCAGGCCGAAACCTACTACCAGAACGCACTGAATGTGCGCCCCGAGGACCAATACACCATCCAGCGGCTCAACCAAATCAGCGAGCTGCAACAAGAATCGAGCGCACGGCAATTTCAGCAGCAGATGGATCGCGGCTTACGCCTGAAGAACAAGGCCGACTCACTCGCTCAGCTCGATCAGTACAGCGAAGCCAACCGCCTGTATTCCCGCGCGATGGCCGCGTACTTCCGCGCCCTCGACATTCGTCCGGGCAACCAGCAGGCCCTCGACATGCGTGCGCAGATTGACCAGCGCCAGCTTGAGCTTGCGCGTCAGCAGATTGGCGGCATGGGCGGCGGACAAGCAAGCGTCGGCCAAATCGCCTCGTTCTTTCAGCAGCAAGGCAACCAGCAGCTGCAAGCGGGGAACTTGCGCGTAGCACTGAGCAAGTTCCAGCAGGCCGCCAATTACAAACCCAACGACCCCAACCTGCAACGCATCATTAATGACCTGCAGCAGCAGATCGAGCAAAACCAACAGCAGGACCAGTACCAGGAGTACTTCAGCCGCGGCCAACAACTGCAACGCCAGGGCAACTACGCGGCTGCGCTAGAAGCCTTTCGCAACGCCGCGGAAGTGCAGCAAACGACCGAGGTGGAAGCCGCTATAGCCACCACCGACAGCCTCCGCCAAACGTCCCAAGCGGCCCAGGCGCAGTACAATCAGTACATTTCGCAAGCCGATGCCGCGTTCCAGCAAGGCAACTTTGAAACGGCTGTCGAAATGTACCAGAACGCGCTGGAGGTGCGCCCAGGCGACGACTATGCTGCGCAGCAGCTTGAGAAGAGCCGAAGCGAATTAGAGATGCTGCGGTTGGCGCGGGCCAAGCAGCAACAAAACAAGCAGCAGAAGGAAGCCATGCAGGGCGAGCAGGGCATCTACAACGTGGTTGACCAAGCCCCCAAGGTAAAAGGCGGACTGGCGGCCCTGCACGAAGACGTTCAGTACCCGCAACAGGCCGCTCGCCAGGGCATTGAGGGCAAGGTGTACGTGCAGGCTGTCGTTAACGCGGATGGCACGGTGCGCTCGGCACAAGTGGTACGCGGCATTGGCGGCGGCGCCGACGAAGAAGCGCTTGAGGCCGTGCGCGAAGCGGAGTTTATCCCTGCCAAGGTTGATGGCAAACCCGTACCGGCCAAAACGGTCGTCTGGGTCCGCTTTAGCCTGGACAATTAG
- a CDS encoding glycosyltransferase, translating into MTVGYIHMGEASHGVCRYGRLLAAAVRAHQPGRVVEAACVLPEDAGRHADALDAALAAMAPADVVHVQYNPRVWGGAHAARRNVQYLAAHLHAPYVVTLHDVRDGYGPWGMLRRLWAQRASGRQRRQRVADASGTTASARTVVDAWRASAGKALDFLHREYDNARATRDIARSAAEVLVCTAEEARRAEALMPRPTVIPHFVERIDVPEAKAAKAALGLEDYRVCTVLGYIHRRKGHDRLIAALPHLPEDVMVVCAGAPGKNSPAFAKHLRAQAAALGCAGRLRITGYVPDDVLRQYLAATDVAACPFREASASGSLATWIATGRPIVTSRLPLFLAYNAHVEGALRIADASRPQALAQAIRRTLEAPAAGAAARAQLQDELSLAATAAKHQACYRRVTA; encoded by the coding sequence ATGACGGTTGGATACATCCACATGGGAGAAGCGTCGCACGGCGTGTGTCGGTACGGGCGCCTGCTGGCCGCAGCGGTGCGCGCGCATCAGCCGGGCCGCGTGGTTGAGGCGGCGTGCGTATTGCCCGAGGATGCAGGTCGTCACGCCGACGCGTTGGATGCAGCCCTTGCAGCGATGGCACCGGCCGATGTGGTGCATGTGCAGTACAACCCGCGGGTGTGGGGGGGGGCGCATGCCGCTCGGCGAAACGTACAGTACCTGGCAGCGCACCTACACGCGCCGTATGTGGTGACGCTGCACGACGTGCGCGATGGCTACGGCCCGTGGGGCATGCTTCGCCGGTTGTGGGCCCAGCGGGCTTCGGGGCGGCAGCGGCGGCAACGGGTCGCGGATGCGTCCGGAACGACGGCATCGGCACGTACCGTTGTGGACGCCTGGCGGGCCTCAGCCGGCAAGGCGCTCGACTTTCTCCATCGCGAATATGACAATGCGCGGGCGACGCGGGACATCGCGCGGTCGGCTGCGGAGGTGTTGGTGTGTACGGCAGAAGAGGCCCGGCGCGCGGAGGCGCTCATGCCACGGCCCACGGTCATTCCGCACTTTGTGGAGCGCATCGACGTGCCGGAAGCCAAGGCGGCCAAGGCAGCCTTAGGACTCGAAGACTATCGGGTGTGTACGGTGCTGGGGTACATTCATCGTCGCAAGGGCCACGACCGGCTCATTGCCGCGCTTCCTCATCTACCGGAGGATGTGATGGTGGTCTGTGCGGGAGCCCCCGGGAAGAACAGTCCGGCGTTCGCCAAGCACTTGCGCGCGCAGGCTGCAGCGTTGGGGTGCGCCGGTCGGCTCCGCATTACAGGATACGTTCCGGACGATGTGCTTCGGCAGTACTTGGCAGCCACCGACGTGGCGGCCTGTCCCTTTCGAGAGGCGTCGGCGTCGGGGTCGCTTGCCACGTGGATAGCAACCGGTCGGCCCATCGTAACGTCTCGTTTGCCGCTTTTTTTGGCATACAATGCGCACGTGGAAGGCGCTCTTCGCATTGCGGACGCGTCGCGCCCCCAAGCCCTTGCACAGGCGATTAGGCGCACCTTAGAAGCACCGGCGGCAGGCGCTGCCGCGCGGGCCCAGCTCCAGGACGAGCTATCGCTAGCTGCTACTGCAGCGAAGCACCAGGCGTGCTACCGGCGCGTTACGGCATAA